The following proteins are co-located in the Clostridiales bacterium genome:
- the aroA gene encoding 3-phosphoshikimate 1-carboxyvinyltransferase — protein sequence MEMKASKGLRGTIDVAPDKSISHRAVMMGSIAKGTTRINNFLMGEDCLSTIDCFRKMGVPVKIEESIVTVTGKGLRGLQESKELLYTGNSGTTTRLLCGLLAPQKFTSVLDGDASIRKRPMNRVINPLKEMGAKIMARDGGFTPITIEGTALKGVEYALPVASAQLKSALILAGLYAEGETLILEPKSSRNHTELMINGFGGNISTEINRITVKPTEELYGHEITVPGDISSAAFFLVAGLIVPGSEIRIKNVGLNPTRTGILDVLKAMGASIAIEENQGEIEPSGDLIVKHSALKGTEIGGDLIPRLIDELPILAVAAAFAEGTTVIKDAEELKVKESNRIDAMETELKKAGAQVRATEDGMIIQGGSPLHGADFESYHDHRIAMSMAVLALAAEGDSKILNHQCINISYPGFFDTITSLQNR from the coding sequence ATGGAAATGAAAGCATCAAAGGGACTTCGGGGCACCATTGACGTAGCACCGGATAAATCGATTTCTCATAGAGCAGTAATGATGGGATCTATAGCAAAAGGAACAACAAGGATCAATAACTTTCTGATGGGTGAGGATTGCCTTTCAACAATTGATTGTTTCAGAAAAATGGGAGTGCCTGTCAAAATAGAAGAAAGCATTGTAACCGTAACAGGAAAAGGACTGCGAGGTCTGCAGGAATCCAAAGAATTGCTCTACACCGGAAATTCCGGCACAACCACAAGATTGCTTTGCGGTCTTTTAGCGCCGCAGAAATTCACTTCGGTTCTTGATGGGGATGCGTCAATTAGAAAGCGGCCCATGAATCGAGTCATCAACCCATTGAAAGAAATGGGCGCCAAAATTATGGCTCGGGATGGCGGCTTTACCCCAATTACCATTGAGGGGACGGCGTTAAAAGGGGTGGAGTATGCTTTACCCGTTGCAAGTGCTCAGCTAAAATCTGCTCTGATTCTAGCGGGGCTATATGCGGAAGGGGAAACGCTAATTCTTGAGCCCAAATCATCCAGAAATCATACGGAACTCATGATCAACGGATTTGGAGGAAATATTTCCACGGAAATAAATCGAATCACAGTAAAACCAACGGAAGAGCTTTATGGTCATGAAATTACTGTGCCCGGCGATATTTCCTCTGCTGCATTCTTTCTTGTCGCAGGTTTAATCGTGCCAGGATCTGAAATCAGAATCAAAAATGTTGGGCTGAATCCCACGAGAACGGGGATTTTGGATGTTCTTAAAGCGATGGGTGCATCCATTGCAATCGAAGAAAATCAGGGAGAAATCGAACCATCGGGAGATTTAATTGTAAAGCATTCTGCACTGAAGGGAACCGAGATCGGAGGAGATCTGATCCCGCGGCTCATCGACGAGCTGCCCATTCTGGCTGTAGCGGCAGCCTTTGCCGAAGGCACAACCGTAATCAAGGATGCTGAAGAATTAAAGGTTAAGGAATCCAACCGAATTGATGCCATGGAAACAGAATTGAAAAAAGCTGGTGCTCAAGTGAGGGCAACAGAAGATGGTATGATTATTCAGGGAGGCAGCCCGCTCCATGGTGCAGATTTTGAAAGCTATCATGACCACCGGATTGCAATGTCCATGGCGGTACTTGCTCTGGCTGCAGAAGGAGACAGTAAAATCTTAAATCATCAGTGCATCAACATCTCTTATCCTGGTTTTTTTGATACCATTACGTCCCTTCAAAACCGATAA
- the aroB gene encoding 3-dehydroquinate synthase, with the protein MRKLNLKGKHNSSAILIGRGILTQAGELCKAELAERKAPSAICVITDTNVAELYLETVLKEFEAFSIPVYSHVIPAGEENKNLDTVSKIYDTLSTNRFGRDDMIVALGGGVTGDIAGFTAATYLRGMRHLIQIPTTLLAQVDSSVGGKTGVDLPLGKNLVGAFRQPDVVLIDPVVLDSLPKEIFTSGMAEVIKYGCIWDEEILELAAKETAIDTSDPKETADLSRDVNWEKEKIESLIARCVAIKIRVVEEDETEEGLRRILNFGHTIGHGLEKLANFTGLSHGEAVAIGMVAATQLGEAAGITDKGCYDKLKNLLQCYELPVALPYPVEEIYQAMMTDKKKQGGSLYFIFVERFGKTDVRKLPVEELRQMMKVLGD; encoded by the coding sequence ATGAGAAAATTGAACTTAAAGGGAAAACATAACAGCTCTGCGATCCTCATTGGGAGAGGGATTCTAACACAAGCAGGAGAGCTTTGCAAAGCCGAACTTGCAGAACGCAAGGCACCTTCTGCGATTTGCGTGATCACGGATACCAATGTGGCTGAGCTTTATTTAGAGACTGTATTAAAGGAATTTGAAGCTTTTTCAATCCCTGTATACAGTCACGTGATCCCCGCAGGGGAGGAAAATAAAAATCTGGATACCGTTTCAAAAATATATGACACATTGAGTACCAACCGGTTTGGCAGAGATGATATGATCGTAGCCCTAGGGGGTGGAGTTACTGGAGATATCGCCGGCTTTACAGCGGCAACCTATCTGAGAGGAATGAGACATCTGATCCAAATTCCCACCACACTCTTAGCACAGGTGGATTCCTCCGTAGGAGGAAAGACCGGTGTGGATCTTCCCTTAGGAAAGAATTTAGTAGGTGCTTTTCGTCAACCAGACGTTGTTCTGATCGATCCGGTGGTGCTTGACAGCCTTCCGAAAGAGATCTTTACCAGCGGTATGGCCGAGGTAATCAAATATGGCTGTATCTGGGATGAAGAAATTCTGGAGCTGGCGGCAAAGGAAACTGCAATTGATACGTCTGACCCCAAAGAGACAGCGGATCTCAGCCGAGATGTAAATTGGGAAAAGGAGAAGATCGAGTCCCTTATTGCTCGTTGTGTGGCTATAAAAATAAGGGTGGTGGAAGAAGATGAGACGGAGGAAGGACTTCGCAGAATTCTGAATTTTGGTCACACCATCGGCCATGGTCTTGAAAAACTGGCCAATTTTACTGGACTTTCTCACGGAGAAGCTGTTGCTATCGGCATGGTCGCAGCAACTCAGCTGGGAGAGGCTGCAGGAATTACAGATAAGGGTTGCTATGACAAACTGAAAAACCTTCTGCAATGCTATGAGCTGCCTGTTGCGTTACCGTACCCGGTAGAGGAAATCTATCAGGCTATGATGACTGACAAGAAGAAGCAGGGAGGCAGCTTATATTTTATTTTTGTAGAACGCTTTGGCAAGACAGATGTCAGGAAATTGCCGGTTGAAGAACTTCGGCAGATGATGAAAGTGTTAGGTGATTAA
- the aroC gene encoding chorismate synthase, with translation MGSTWGNHIKISIFGESHGNGIGVVMDGFPAGHCCDMEFIRSELARRAPGQSSLTTGRREGDQPEILSGMLTDPASGELTTTGAPICIVIRNTDTRSGDYENLRTVPRPSHSDFTGQLRYQGYNDIRGGGHFSGRLTAPMVFAGALCKDYLRKKYEIEIGSHIYQIGEVKDSTFDLTSISDTQLKELQKAAFPVLDPESEGKMKEIVDHARRELDSVGGVIECAATGVAAGIGSPMFSNVESRIASILYGVPAVKGVEFGLGFEMAEKRGSEVNDCYVKNGNNIETRTNYNGGIAGGITTGMPIVVRAAIKPTPSISRGQTTLNLKTGQEELLEIHGRHDPCIAMRAPVVIESAVALAMLDLCLEAWGYAPV, from the coding sequence ATGGGAAGCACTTGGGGCAATCATATTAAAATATCAATCTTCGGCGAATCTCATGGCAACGGAATCGGCGTTGTTATGGATGGGTTTCCCGCAGGACATTGCTGTGATATGGAGTTCATCCGCAGCGAGCTGGCACGGAGAGCTCCTGGTCAGAGCAGTCTGACCACAGGAAGAAGGGAAGGGGATCAACCGGAAATTCTTTCTGGCATGCTGACGGATCCAGCCAGCGGCGAGCTTACCACAACGGGAGCACCGATCTGTATCGTGATCAGGAATACCGATACGAGAAGCGGAGATTATGAAAATCTTAGAACGGTTCCAAGGCCCAGCCATAGCGACTTCACAGGTCAGCTGCGTTATCAGGGATACAATGATATTCGGGGCGGAGGACATTTCTCCGGAAGGCTGACGGCACCTATGGTGTTTGCAGGGGCTCTTTGTAAAGATTACTTAAGAAAGAAATACGAGATAGAGATTGGTTCTCATATCTATCAGATTGGGGAAGTGAAGGACAGTACGTTTGATTTGACCTCGATTAGTGATACACAGTTAAAGGAGCTGCAGAAAGCGGCATTTCCTGTCCTAGATCCGGAATCAGAAGGAAAAATGAAAGAAATCGTAGATCACGCCAGGCGTGAACTTGATTCTGTCGGCGGTGTGATTGAGTGCGCTGCCACAGGCGTTGCAGCAGGCATTGGCAGTCCGATGTTTTCCAATGTGGAAAGCAGGATCGCCTCAATACTATACGGTGTTCCGGCTGTTAAAGGAGTAGAATTTGGCCTTGGCTTTGAGATGGCAGAAAAACGGGGCTCAGAGGTAAATGACTGCTATGTGAAGAACGGAAACAACATTGAAACACGGACAAATTATAACGGAGGAATTGCCGGAGGCATCACCACCGGAATGCCAATAGTTGTGCGTGCTGCGATCAAGCCCACCCCATCGATCAGCCGCGGGCAGACAACTTTGAACCTGAAGACGGGGCAGGAAGAGCTGCTTGAGATCCACGGAAGACATGATCCCTGTATTGCGATGAGGGCGCCGGTGGTGATTGAATCAGCGGTGGCGCTGGCAATGCTTGACCTCTGTCTGGAGGCATGGGGATATGCTCCGGTTTGA
- a CDS encoding polysaccharide deacetylase family protein, which yields MSTPKHRMFGGVFMKSNKILISVVFIAVFALFLYQVISLGSILIQNHSAMQEEGVETLSPDEVGIVIRNGLPNSNQLVLSCNVDWGEEVIPDMLKILKDNNVKITFFVSGRWAKNNPELLKEMYQEGHEIQSHGYNHKLCTQNSVETTKDEILKTEAVILDILGVKTNVFAPPSGDYDQTTVDLCKDLGYKMALWSADTIDWREGSTADVIKGRILKKQLNGAIVLMHPKAETVKALPDLIKEIKGRNLEIVPLYRLSY from the coding sequence ATGAGCACCCCTAAACATAGAATGTTTGGGGGTGTTTTTATGAAAAGTAACAAGATTTTGATTTCCGTTGTTTTCATAGCCGTGTTCGCTTTATTTCTGTATCAGGTGATTTCTCTGGGATCGATCCTGATACAAAATCATTCTGCCATGCAGGAAGAGGGCGTTGAAACCCTTTCGCCGGATGAAGTGGGGATCGTGATCCGAAATGGACTACCCAACAGCAACCAGCTTGTTTTGAGCTGCAATGTGGATTGGGGAGAAGAAGTGATCCCAGACATGCTGAAGATCCTGAAAGATAATAATGTTAAAATCACCTTTTTCGTAAGCGGCAGATGGGCAAAAAACAATCCTGAGCTGCTGAAGGAAATGTACCAGGAAGGCCATGAGATCCAAAGCCACGGTTACAATCATAAACTTTGTACACAAAACTCTGTTGAAACAACAAAAGACGAAATATTAAAGACAGAAGCGGTTATACTTGATATATTGGGAGTTAAAACGAATGTTTTTGCTCCGCCGTCCGGAGATTATGATCAGACTACCGTCGATCTTTGCAAGGATCTGGGGTATAAAATGGCTCTCTGGAGCGCCGATACCATCGACTGGAGAGAAGGTTCCACAGCTGACGTGATTAAAGGCCGAATCTTGAAAAAACAATTAAACGGTGCCATTGTTTTAATGCATCCCAAAGCGGAAACCGTCAAAGCTTTGCCGGATCTGATCAAGGAGATTAAAGGGCGGAATCTGGAGATAGTGCCTCTTTACAGGCTGTCCTATTAA
- a CDS encoding dUTP diphosphatase — MKVEIKKLRETAIIPSRGSEYAAGYDLFANLDSPLVIPAQTTVKIGTGLSVAIPAGYFGGVFARSGLASKQGLRPSNCVGCVDSDYRGELIVALYNDSAENQTINPNDRIAQLVVIPFLTVEFEETEELGETVRGENGFGSTGI; from the coding sequence TTGAAAGTAGAGATAAAAAAACTGAGGGAAACAGCGATCATTCCATCCAGAGGGAGTGAGTATGCAGCAGGTTATGACCTGTTTGCAAATTTGGATTCGCCGCTGGTAATTCCGGCTCAAACGACAGTGAAAATCGGCACAGGCTTGTCTGTTGCGATTCCGGCAGGATATTTTGGCGGAGTATTCGCAAGAAGCGGTCTTGCTTCAAAACAGGGTTTGCGTCCAAGTAACTGTGTTGGTTGTGTTGACAGTGATTACCGGGGAGAGCTGATCGTTGCCTTATATAATGATTCGGCGGAGAATCAAACCATAAATCCCAATGACCGAATCGCCCAGCTGGTGGTAATCCCATTTCTTACTGTTGAATTCGAAGAAACAGAAGAACTGGGCGAAACCGTAAGAGGTGAAAACGGCTTCGGCTCAACTGGCATCTAA
- a CDS encoding polyribonucleotide nucleotidyltransferase — translation MRFEDYRTFRTAVGGRLLQLEIGKVCQLAGGAVMVKYGDTVVNVTATASAEPRADIDFFPLSVDYEERMYAAGKIPGGFIKREGRPSEKAILSSRLIDRPIRPLFPKGFYNDVQVVATVMCVDPDCSPEIVGMIGSSVALSISDIPFEGPTASVLIGLVDGEYIVNPTLAQREASDLHLVVSGTKEAIMMVEAGANEVSEEVVLEGIMFAHEEIKKIIEFIEEVVSEVGKPKREVVLYKVSEEIETAVKEYASAKMRAAIQTYDKQERLDNMDAVEKEAKAHFAEIYPDNKKDIAAVLYSITKEQVRSLILDDGIRPDNRKSDEIRPIWCETGILPRTHGTGLFTRGQTQVLSVTTVGPMGEAQTIDGIGEEVEKRYMHHYNFPPYSVGEARPMRSPGRREIGHGALAERALIPVLPSVEEFPYAIRVVSDVLASNGSTSQASVCGSTLSLMDAGVPIKAPVAGIAMGLIERVEPDGSSKIVILSDIQGMEDFLGDMDFKVAGTANGITAIQMDIKVHGLSRKILQDALAQAHDGRMFIMEKMLEELPEPRKEMSPYAPRIISMQIDPDKIRTVIGPGGKTINRIIAETGVKIDINDDGLVYIAAPDMESAGKGVKAIELLVKEVEVGETYEGKVTRLMNFGAFIEILPGKEGLLHISKMAKERVEKVEDVMNIGDVVKVKVTEIDSQNRINLSRKELL, via the coding sequence ATGAGATTTGAAGATTACAGAACATTTAGAACAGCAGTAGGCGGAAGATTACTGCAGCTTGAAATTGGCAAGGTATGCCAGTTGGCAGGCGGTGCGGTGATGGTAAAATACGGAGACACTGTGGTAAACGTTACCGCTACTGCTTCTGCAGAACCCAGAGCCGATATCGACTTTTTCCCTCTTAGTGTAGACTATGAGGAAAGAATGTATGCTGCGGGGAAAATTCCCGGCGGCTTTATCAAAAGAGAAGGAAGACCTTCCGAAAAAGCAATCCTGAGTTCAAGATTGATTGACAGACCAATTAGACCGCTTTTCCCAAAGGGCTTTTATAACGATGTGCAGGTGGTTGCCACGGTAATGTGCGTCGATCCTGACTGCTCACCGGAAATCGTCGGAATGATAGGCTCTTCAGTCGCCTTATCCATTTCTGATATTCCATTCGAAGGACCTACGGCATCAGTACTCATCGGCCTTGTGGATGGAGAATACATTGTAAACCCTACCTTAGCACAGAGAGAAGCCAGTGATCTTCATCTGGTGGTATCCGGCACAAAGGAAGCAATCATGATGGTAGAAGCAGGTGCCAATGAGGTATCTGAGGAAGTTGTTCTCGAAGGCATCATGTTTGCTCATGAAGAAATTAAAAAAATCATAGAGTTTATCGAAGAGGTAGTATCTGAAGTTGGTAAGCCGAAAAGAGAAGTGGTTCTTTACAAAGTTTCAGAAGAGATTGAAACAGCAGTGAAGGAATATGCTTCCGCGAAGATGCGTGCGGCGATACAGACCTATGACAAACAGGAACGACTCGATAATATGGATGCAGTTGAAAAGGAAGCGAAAGCGCACTTTGCAGAAATTTATCCTGATAATAAAAAAGATATTGCTGCAGTTTTATACAGCATTACAAAAGAGCAGGTCAGAAGCCTCATCCTTGATGACGGCATCAGACCGGACAATAGAAAGTCTGATGAAATAAGACCCATCTGGTGTGAAACCGGTATCCTCCCGAGAACCCATGGGACAGGCCTGTTTACCAGAGGTCAGACGCAGGTTCTTTCTGTAACTACAGTGGGACCAATGGGCGAAGCTCAGACCATTGATGGGATCGGTGAGGAAGTAGAAAAGAGATATATGCATCACTATAACTTCCCTCCTTACAGTGTCGGTGAAGCAAGACCAATGAGAAGCCCGGGAAGACGTGAAATCGGTCACGGTGCCCTCGCAGAAAGAGCATTGATTCCAGTCCTGCCAAGTGTTGAGGAATTTCCATATGCCATCAGAGTGGTATCGGATGTACTTGCTTCCAACGGCAGTACTTCACAGGCCTCAGTTTGCGGAAGCACGCTGTCCCTGATGGATGCTGGTGTACCGATCAAAGCCCCTGTCGCAGGAATTGCCATGGGACTGATCGAGCGCGTTGAACCCGACGGATCCAGCAAGATTGTGATCCTCTCCGATATCCAGGGAATGGAAGATTTTCTTGGGGACATGGACTTTAAGGTTGCTGGTACCGCAAATGGTATCACTGCCATTCAGATGGACATCAAGGTTCATGGGCTTTCCAGAAAAATTCTTCAGGATGCACTGGCTCAAGCGCATGACGGCAGAATGTTCATTATGGAGAAGATGCTGGAAGAACTTCCGGAGCCAAGGAAGGAAATGTCACCTTACGCTCCAAGAATCATCTCCATGCAGATCGACCCAGACAAGATCAGAACCGTTATCGGACCGGGAGGCAAAACCATCAACAGGATCATTGCAGAGACCGGCGTAAAAATCGATATCAACGACGACGGACTGGTTTATATCGCTGCTCCTGACATGGAATCTGCAGGTAAGGGCGTAAAAGCCATCGAACTTCTTGTGAAGGAAGTAGAAGTTGGTGAAACCTATGAAGGTAAAGTCACAAGACTTATGAACTTTGGGGCTTTCATTGAAATTCTGCCCGGCAAAGAAGGCCTGCTGCACATCTCCAAGATGGCAAAGGAAAGAGTGGAAAAGGTCGAAGATGTGATGAACATCGGAGATGTTGTAAAGGTAAAAGTAACGGAAATCGACAGCCAGAACAGAATCAATCTGTCCAGAAAAGAGCTGCTGTAA
- a CDS encoding insulinase family protein: MIINKTLNCGVRIVMEEIPYVKSVSVGIWVRAGSVDETPKNSGISHYIEHMLFKGTETRSAKKIAADVDKIGGQINAFTGKEATCYYLKTLAANIDQAADILIDMFVNSKFDEEEMDKERRVICEEIKMIEDSPEDDAHDIISELVFKGNPLSKSIIGTPKSLSGITRKTIKKYIDEEYTRDNIVVSISGSFDQQHVCDLFESKLCHLNENKTTKSYDTTAYQPSYKVKIKDIEQSHLCLGLKGLALEDERYYSLFLLNNIMGGSMSSRLFQNIREEKGLAYSVYSMASSFSHTGYFNIYAGVSHDKVKDAILGIQDELKLLKAHGITQDELETAKEQMKGSYIFSLENVNGRMFSIGKNMLLLNKIYTPEQVLASIDGVTMEAVTEVSELITDIHNYSGVLIGRNKVDLKKILQS, translated from the coding sequence ATGATAATAAACAAAACATTAAATTGCGGTGTTCGCATTGTAATGGAGGAAATACCATACGTAAAATCAGTTTCGGTCGGCATCTGGGTCAGAGCTGGTTCTGTGGATGAAACTCCGAAAAACTCTGGTATTTCCCATTATATCGAACACATGCTCTTCAAAGGAACTGAAACAAGGAGCGCTAAGAAGATTGCTGCAGACGTGGACAAGATCGGTGGACAGATCAACGCGTTCACTGGGAAAGAAGCGACTTGTTACTATCTGAAGACCTTGGCAGCAAACATTGATCAGGCTGCCGACATCCTGATTGATATGTTCGTCAATTCTAAGTTTGACGAGGAAGAGATGGATAAAGAAAGACGCGTTATCTGCGAGGAAATCAAAATGATTGAAGACTCACCGGAAGATGATGCACATGATATTATCAGTGAATTGGTTTTTAAAGGCAATCCTCTATCAAAATCCATCATCGGGACCCCGAAATCCCTATCGGGAATTACGAGAAAAACCATCAAGAAATATATAGATGAAGAATACACACGCGATAATATTGTCGTCTCCATCAGCGGCAGCTTTGATCAACAGCATGTTTGTGATCTTTTTGAAAGCAAGCTTTGCCATTTGAATGAGAATAAGACGACAAAATCTTATGATACAACAGCATATCAGCCTAGTTACAAGGTTAAAATTAAGGACATTGAGCAGTCCCATCTTTGTCTTGGATTAAAGGGCCTTGCCTTGGAGGATGAGCGATACTATTCTCTGTTCCTGCTGAACAACATCATGGGTGGAAGTATGAGTTCAAGACTGTTTCAGAATATCAGAGAAGAGAAGGGCCTTGCCTACTCTGTTTATTCGATGGCAAGTTCTTTCAGCCATACGGGATATTTCAACATCTATGCGGGAGTAAGCCATGACAAGGTAAAGGATGCCATTCTTGGAATCCAAGATGAGCTGAAGCTTTTAAAAGCCCATGGTATTACCCAAGATGAACTGGAGACGGCCAAGGAGCAGATGAAGGGCAGCTATATTTTCAGTCTGGAAAATGTAAATGGAAGAATGTTTTCCATCGGTAAAAATATGCTCCTGCTGAATAAGATCTATACTCCGGAACAAGTCCTTGCCAGTATAGATGGTGTTACCATGGAGGCGGTGACGGAGGTTTCAGAATTGATTACTGATATTCACAATTATTCAGGAGTGCTCATCGGCAGAAATAAAGTGGATCTGAAGAAAATCCTTCAATCGTAG
- the aroF gene encoding 3-deoxy-7-phosphoheptulonate synthase: MIIVLKNGTTQEDINKISGWLSRYDVEVCPIVGAETTILGVVGDTSSVDRTSAFLSEHVDKIIKVQEPYKRANRKMHPENTIVDIGGVKVGDNKLVVMAGPCSVEGEDQIVDIAKHIKETGAAIIRGGAWKPRSSPYSFQGLKAEGLELLNIAKAETGLPIITEITNPMHVEKFIGKVDCFQVGARNMQNFELLIELGRARIPVLLKRGFSNTLEEFLMSAEYILSGGNENVILCERGIRTNETFTRNTLDISAVPALKKLSHLPVIVDPSHASGMAWMVESLSMAAVAAGADGLMIEVHNDPKNALSDGAQSLTYEMFESTMKKLKLLAAVMEREL, from the coding sequence GTCGCTATGATGTGGAGGTTTGCCCTATTGTCGGAGCTGAAACTACGATTTTGGGTGTTGTTGGAGATACCTCCTCCGTAGACCGAACCTCAGCGTTTCTCAGTGAACATGTAGATAAAATTATAAAGGTTCAGGAACCGTACAAGAGAGCAAATAGAAAGATGCATCCGGAGAATACCATCGTTGATATCGGTGGTGTGAAAGTCGGAGACAACAAACTGGTCGTTATGGCTGGTCCCTGCTCAGTGGAAGGGGAAGATCAGATTGTTGATATTGCCAAGCATATTAAAGAAACCGGAGCAGCCATTATCAGAGGCGGTGCGTGGAAACCAAGATCCTCCCCATATTCCTTCCAGGGACTGAAGGCAGAAGGTTTGGAACTTCTAAACATAGCCAAGGCTGAGACTGGTCTTCCCATTATAACGGAAATCACCAATCCCATGCATGTGGAAAAGTTCATAGGAAAGGTTGACTGCTTTCAGGTTGGCGCAAGAAATATGCAGAATTTTGAACTGCTGATCGAGCTGGGAAGGGCCAGAATTCCGGTTCTTTTAAAGAGAGGCTTCTCCAATACTTTGGAAGAATTTCTCATGTCCGCGGAATATATCTTAAGCGGCGGCAATGAAAATGTGATATTATGTGAGAGAGGGATTCGTACCAACGAGACCTTTACTAGGAATACGCTGGACATCAGTGCAGTGCCTGCACTCAAGAAGCTGAGTCATCTGCCTGTCATCGTGGATCCATCCCATGCATCCGGCATGGCTTGGATGGTAGAATCCTTATCTATGGCAGCCGTTGCAGCAGGAGCGGATGGCTTGATGATTGAGGTTCATAATGATCCGAAAAATGCGCTCAGCGATGGTGCGCAGAGTCTTACCTACGAGATGTTTGAGAGCACAATGAAGAAGCTGAAGCTACTGGCAGCAGTAATGGAGAGGGAGCTCTGA
- a CDS encoding ACT domain-containing protein → MTLNELRHRIDEIDLRMKELFLKRMDIAEAVAENKLKTGDKILKPQRETEIINQLTEDVQEDLKAPYAIFLSKLMEVSRTRQYRKLLKLGAEFQLNYAETALAIHEAVYQGLPCSYSEKAVKNLFPDASTSAVDTFDDVFLSISKDKVQAGVVPLENTTAGGVYEVYDLLLKHDLYINACEIIQVNHCLAALKGAALSNIKTVYSHPQAIAQSAEFLKKRGIVTRESSNTAVAAKEIFERNDMSCGAVCSVQAAEHYGLSVLAEGINHNKENATKFVAVSKQLIVENNHDRIAVVFACPHRSGSLAGVLGIFGDYGVNLTEIHSRPDGKSPWEYLFYVDFTGNLKDEHIRALLFQLTEELPFVKIIGSYKSK, encoded by the coding sequence ATGACGCTGAACGAATTGAGACATAGAATTGATGAAATCGATCTGCGGATGAAGGAACTGTTTCTGAAGAGAATGGATATTGCAGAAGCAGTGGCGGAAAACAAACTGAAGACCGGAGATAAAATATTGAAGCCCCAGCGTGAGACGGAAATTATCAATCAGCTCACAGAAGATGTACAGGAAGATTTGAAAGCGCCCTATGCAATCTTTCTCAGTAAGTTGATGGAAGTGAGCCGAACACGTCAATATCGGAAACTCCTGAAGCTTGGGGCGGAATTTCAGCTGAATTATGCCGAAACAGCTCTTGCTATTCATGAGGCTGTATATCAAGGCTTACCTTGTTCTTACTCGGAAAAGGCGGTGAAGAACCTTTTTCCGGATGCTAGTACGAGTGCTGTCGATACCTTTGATGATGTATTTCTCAGCATTAGCAAGGACAAGGTTCAGGCGGGTGTGGTTCCACTGGAAAATACCACTGCCGGAGGCGTATATGAAGTGTATGATCTGCTTTTAAAACATGATTTGTATATCAACGCCTGCGAGATTATTCAAGTGAATCACTGTCTTGCAGCACTGAAGGGGGCCGCACTTTCTAACATAAAAACCGTTTACTCCCATCCACAAGCCATCGCTCAGAGTGCAGAGTTCTTGAAAAAAAGAGGAATTGTAACACGAGAAAGCAGCAATACTGCCGTTGCCGCTAAGGAGATTTTTGAGCGGAATGATATGAGCTGCGGTGCAGTATGCTCCGTACAGGCGGCGGAGCATTACGGACTTTCTGTTCTTGCGGAGGGAATCAATCATAATAAGGAGAATGCTACGAAGTTCGTAGCAGTTTCAAAGCAGCTGATCGTTGAAAACAATCACGATAGAATTGCTGTAGTTTTTGCCTGCCCTCACCGAAGCGGAAGTTTGGCAGGAGTTCTCGGCATCTTTGGAGATTACGGGGTCAATTTAACAGAGATTCATTCCAGGCCAGACGGAAAAAGTCCGTGGGAATATCTATTCTATGTGGACTTTACCGGAAATCTTAAGGATGAGCACATAAGGGCGCTGCTGTTTCAGCTGACAGAAGAGCTTCCCTTTGTAAAAATAATCGGGAGCTATAAGAGTAAATAA
- the rpsO gene encoding 30S ribosomal protein S15, with protein sequence MIDQIKKAQIIEDYKTKEGDTGSPEVQIAILTYRINDLNEHLKIHKKDHHSRRGLLKMVGQRRNLLNYLKNKDLDRYRDLIARLGLRK encoded by the coding sequence ATGATTGACCAGATTAAAAAAGCACAAATAATCGAAGATTACAAAACAAAAGAAGGAGATACAGGATCTCCTGAAGTTCAGATTGCCATTCTTACTTACAGAATCAATGATTTGAACGAACATCTTAAGATTCACAAAAAAGACCATCACTCAAGAAGAGGTCTTTTGAAAATGGTAGGTCAGAGAAGAAACCTTCTTAATTACCTCAAGAACAAGGATCTGGACAGATACAGAGATCTGATTGCTCGTTTGGGATTAAGAAAATAA